The DNA segment ATTAATTCTTCTCACTCAACCGATAGCACCAGTACCAGCCCAAGAACCTCCCGCCCCCACTGAGCAAACAAACACACCCCAACCCGAAAATCCCAATGATCAAAAGCTCAGAGATGCACTAAAACGCTCATCTCCCTCGGAAACACCGCCCCAGTCCACAACAAAAGCACCGGAATCGGCGGAACCCCCACTCAGTCCAGAAGAAATTGCCCGTCAACAAAAACTCATAGAAGCAGATAAACTTTATCTGGCGGGACAAATTGCCGAGGCGGAAAAAATTTACCGCGAAGTTAAAACACCGTTTACTCAAACATCTGCATCCAAAGAACGAAAACCAGCCATCCTTGACCCCACAGAACTTTCACCAGCAGGTAAAGTCTATTGGCGAGAAGCAGAGGCGGGGATAGCTAAGAAATTGCAAACCCGAACTTTAGTACCTCTGCAATTATTAGTTGAACAATATCCCGAATTTGTCCCTGGCCATATTCGCTACGCTGAAGTTCTCACCCAATACGATCGCCACACAGAAGCATTAGATATTTTAGAACGGGCATCATCTCTTTATCCCAATCAACCAAAGTTAACTCAAGCCAGAGTTAGCGCCTTGGCTAAATCAAAGAAATGGATGGAAGCATCTTTAGCTGCAAGGCAATTTGCTATTCTCAACCCTAATAATCCCCAAGCACCAGAATTTACCCAATTAGCCGAGAAACATCTTCAACGCTATCAATCCTACGTTCGAGAGGAAATTAGAGGTAATTTAATTAGTAACGTCATTACAGGCGCATTGGGTTATGCGGTTACTGGTAGCTTATTGGGGCCGTTTTCTGCCCTTGACTCCACCATTTTGCTACTACAGGGCGAAAAATCTATTGGTGAATCGGTAGCAAAACAGGCGAAAAAACAGCTGCCTTTGGTCATAGACGATGATGTTTTAGCCTACGTCAATGATATTGGGCAGAAACTGGCGAAAGTCGCGGGTAGAAACGAATTTAAATACGAATTTTTTGTCATTCCGGAAGAAGAACTTAACGCCTTTGCCCTACCGGGAGGGAAAATTTTTATTAATGCTGGTGCGATCGCCAAAACCACTTCCGAAGCAGAATTAGCGGGATTAGTAGCACATGAATTATCTCATGTTGTCTTATCCCACGGCTTTCAATTAGTTACCCAAGGAAATCTCATCTCTAACGTTACTCAATATCTGCCCTTTGGTGGCACTATTGGGCAACTTTTCGCCATGAATTACAGCCGGGATATGGAAAGACAGGCAGATATTTTGGGTACACGGTTAATTGTTGCTAGTGGCTATGCTGCTGATGGCTTGCGGAATTTAATGGTGACACTAGACAAGCAAAAAAAAATATGACATTCCCACTTGGTTATCTTCCCACCCAGGCGGTAATGAGCGAGTTAGTTATCTAGAAAACTTAATTTCTCGCAATAGTTATAATCGCTACGCTTATGAAGGTGTACAACGCCATGCAGAAATTAAAGTGAAAGTTAACAAACTCCTTAAACAGAGAAAAGAAGAAGAGGAAAAAAAGCGCACTACGGAATGAACTAAAAGTAAAATTTTTCGTCAAATAAATCAGGACTAAAGTTGCGTGTCATCAATTTCTCATTGGGTTAGTTTAACGTGAGTTCGACGAATTTCAAAAACCCCTCTCCAAACCTCTCCCCTGCAAGGAGAGAGGCTTCAAAACCCTAATTTTTCCTTAAGTTTTCGGGATATCTAAACCCCTCTCCGCGTCGGAGAGGGGTTTGGGGAGAGGTCATCGAACTGACGTTAGTTTATAGTCCCTAATCTTTAACCAATGACTAATGACTAATACACTGTTTGTCACTGGAGGAGCATTCATGTTATCTAAAAGCTGGAAACTCGCTTTCTTGGGTAGTTTAGGTTTATCTTTTTTCCTTGGTAATTCCGTCGCATTGGCACAATTTGACGATGGTGTTGTTGTGCCAACTGTACCATCAGGTTCATCGACACCGACAAACGTACCCTATCCTTATCCAACAGATACATCAACAAATATACCTCCTGTCACAAATGGGGATGGCACAGTCAGATTCAGATGCGTGCCTATAAACGGACAGCAGACAGTAGTTTATCAGCCCCAAAGTCAACCAGGGCAATACTTTCCTTGGGCAGCACCGAGAAATTTAGGTGGTGGTTGGGATGCAGCCAGCAGATGTCAGGCGATCGCCAATCGTCTAGAGTCCTATCGCCCAGATGGCTTACAAGAACTTCAGGTTTCTGTAGAAAACAACGAAAATATTATTTGTGTGACAACCGACGCAAACCAACGCTGTCGCATTGTCCTGACTGTACCTCGTAACCAAGACCCCTACACAGTACGTAATAACGTTTTCCAAAACCTAGTGACTGCTGATAACGGACAGCAAACTACAGCCGTCAACACCTACAGAGGTAATAACGACCTTTACAACTTGGGTAGCACCCTTTTAGGTAATGGCAATAATCGGGTGAGTTCATCCAGACGCGGAATCAACTTGAAGCCCTACCTCGACACCAGAGATGGAGGAACAGCTAGAGGCTTGAGAAATGGGGTAGCTATTCGTCGTCAATCTCCCAATCAAGCCCCTGCACGCCTCAATCCTGATAGATTCCGCTAATTTTAGTATTTCCTATATGGATATCTTGCACCTTTTCAATAAGCAAGTGGTGGGCAATGCCCACCCTACGAAATAATCAGCCTTTTAGCCTGTGATTTTGGCAATAAGAGAGTGGTGCAAAATATTAAGTATATGTACATTTGTCATAGAGTGAGCCAAAAGCCCACTCTATTTATTTTTGAATTTTGTAGCTTGCTTCCCATAGGGTATTTTGAATTTTGAATTTTGCGGAAAGTTGCGTGCGGGGGTTTCCCCCGTTGAGCAAACTTTCCAAGGCGAATTTTGAATTGTTACTGTCTACACCTTGCCCCTTGGGGAGTAGCATCAGGATAATAAGTAATAATTGCCTTGTCTTTCCTCACAAAAACTGTAGGAAAAGTTTTACCTGTTTCTTGGTCACGGACATTATAAATACAAGCCCCTTCTTTATTTCCCTGTCTTTTAAACGCTTGGGTTGCATCTACAAGCATTTCTTCGGCGTTGCTGAGATAGCCATAACCTTTAATTACATCTGTAACTGTTCGATTTCCTTGTTTAATTACCACACCTAATGTATAAATCACACCGGGAACCACTTCTTCCCGCCTTTGATTATTTGGTAAACGTCCGCCAATACCCTGGTTTTGTAACTGTAAATATCTCCCATGAAAATGTAAGCCACCAATATCATTGGCGTTATATATTTCACCACAAAAGATATGTTCAAAACCTTTACGCTGAAACCAAATATTAGTTAAATCTTCTAGGAATTGGGCTTTTTTCTGCCGACCTGGACGCAACTCACCACCGCTAACTTTTTGCAGCCTTTGTAAGACATTGGGATAAGCAGATAGTAATTCTTTAAATTTATTAGGACTGACTCTTGTACCAATAAAACCACAGGTTTGCAGTACAGCTTGGTCAAAAGAATTTAATTGTGGTGCTGGTGGTGTGATATCGACTTGTTGCCCTCTGGGGAAATTTACCGGAACAGGGTTATTTTCGTTATCAAAAAAAGGTAACAGTCCTTGTTGTGGCTGTGCTTGTGCTTGAGTAAGCGGATAAGTTAATAGGAAAACAGCAAATATACTCAGCAGTTGTTGTAACTTATGGTTCGCCATAAATTTAAATTTAGTGTTTTGCTGACAATTTAACACCAAAAAATAAAGACGCAAAGCAGTTTTGTTTGCTGTTGCGTCTTTTTTAGTGATTTAAAAGAATGTTTTAAACTTTCTTCAACCAGCTAAACATTGCCCGTAAATCTTTACCAACTTCTTCAATTGGGTGTTCAGCTTCTTGACGACGCATTGCAGTAAATCCGGGTTTACCAGATTGGTTTTCTAACACAAATTCCCGTGCAAATTGTCCTGATTGAATTTCGCTGAGAACCTTCCGCATTTCGGCTTTGGTTTGTTCGTTGACAATCCGAGGCCCGCGAGTGTAATCACCATATTCAGCAGTGTTAGAAATGCTGTCGCGCATTTTGGCTAAACCGCCTTCTACTACCAAGTCAACAATTAATTTAACTTCGTGTAGACATTCAAAATAAGCTAGTTCTGGTTGATAACCTGCTTCTACCAAGGTTTCAAAACCAGCTTTAATTAAAGCACTCAAACCACCGCATAATACGGCTTGTTCACCGAATAAATCGGTTTCAGTTTCTTCACGGAAAGTTGTTTCCAAAACACCGCCACGAGTGCCACCGATACCTTTAGCATAAGATAGGGCGCGATCGCGTGCTTTTCCACTAGCATCTTGATAAACGGCAAACAGCGCTGGTACACCTTGACCTTGTTCGTAAGTGCGTCGTACCAAATGCCCAGGGCCTTTGGGTGCTACCATAACTACGTCTACGTTCGCAGGTGGTACGACTTGCCCAAAGTGAATATTAAACCCGTGAGCAAAAGCTAAAGTGTTTCCTTCTTGCAGATTTGGTTCGATTTCGTTTTTGTAAACTGTTTTCTGCACTTCATCGGGTAACAAAATCATGATGAAGTCAGCAATGTTAGCAGCATCCGCCACATTTTTCACTGTTAACCCAGCTGCTTGGGCTTTTTCTGC comes from the Nostoc sp. PCC 7120 = FACHB-418 genome and includes:
- a CDS encoding COP23 domain-containing protein, which codes for MLSKSWKLAFLGSLGLSFFLGNSVALAQFDDGVVVPTVPSGSSTPTNVPYPYPTDTSTNIPPVTNGDGTVRFRCVPINGQQTVVYQPQSQPGQYFPWAAPRNLGGGWDAASRCQAIANRLESYRPDGLQELQVSVENNENIICVTTDANQRCRIVLTVPRNQDPYTVRNNVFQNLVTADNGQQTTAVNTYRGNNDLYNLGSTLLGNGNNRVSSSRRGINLKPYLDTRDGGTARGLRNGVAIRRQSPNQAPARLNPDRFR
- a CDS encoding EndoU domain-containing protein, yielding MANHKLQQLLSIFAVFLLTYPLTQAQAQPQQGLLPFFDNENNPVPVNFPRGQQVDITPPAPQLNSFDQAVLQTCGFIGTRVSPNKFKELLSAYPNVLQRLQKVSGGELRPGRQKKAQFLEDLTNIWFQRKGFEHIFCGEIYNANDIGGLHFHGRYLQLQNQGIGGRLPNNQRREEVVPGVIYTLGVVIKQGNRTVTDVIKGYGYLSNAEEMLVDATQAFKRQGNKEGACIYNVRDQETGKTFPTVFVRKDKAIITYYPDATPQGARCRQ
- the ilvC gene encoding ketol-acid reductoisomerase — its product is MARMYYDEDANLDLLAGKTIAIIGYGSQGHAHALNLKDSGLNVIVGLYPGSKSAEKAQAAGLTVKNVADAANIADFIMILLPDEVQKTVYKNEIEPNLQEGNTLAFAHGFNIHFGQVVPPANVDVVMVAPKGPGHLVRRTYEQGQGVPALFAVYQDASGKARDRALSYAKGIGGTRGGVLETTFREETETDLFGEQAVLCGGLSALIKAGFETLVEAGYQPELAYFECLHEVKLIVDLVVEGGLAKMRDSISNTAEYGDYTRGPRIVNEQTKAEMRKVLSEIQSGQFAREFVLENQSGKPGFTAMRRQEAEHPIEEVGKDLRAMFSWLKKV